From a region of the Coffea arabica cultivar ET-39 chromosome 3e, Coffea Arabica ET-39 HiFi, whole genome shotgun sequence genome:
- the LOC113736666 gene encoding uncharacterized protein: MDRYQRVEKPRPEEPINENEIRITAQGLIRNYISYATTLLQEKREQEIVLKAMGQAISKSVAIAEIIKKRIPGLYQDTSIGSTTITDAYEPIEEGLEPLEMTRQVSLISITLSTNELNKNSPGYQAPSNIDQPRGENQQHQQPRQYVNIAENNLDSYGGRGRGRGRGRGRGRGRGRGGYGNYQGENGGYYNYGRGGGRGRGWGYRGSGYGRGRGGFQVGGRGYGRGRGRVGRGRGGVNQAQI, from the exons ATGGACAGGTACCAGAGAGTGGAGAAGCCAAGGCCTGAAGAACCTATTAACGAGAATGAGATCAGAATCACTGCTCAGGGTCTTATTCGTAACTATATTAGCTATGCCACCACGCTTCTTCAG GAAAAGCGTGAACAGGAGATTGTTTTGAAGGCAATGGGCCAGGCAATCAGTAAGAGCGTGGCCATTGCAGAGATTATAAAG AAGAGAATCCCTGGGCTGTATCAAGACACTTCTATTGGCTCAACAACCATAACGGATGCATATGAGCCAATTGAAGAGGGTTTAGAACC TTTGGAGATGACTCGCCAGGTCTCCCTTATATCAATTACTTTGTCAACCAATGAGCTGAATAAGAATTCTCCAGG GTACCAGGCGCCCTCCAACATAGATCAGCCAAGAGGTGAAAATCAGCAGCACCAGCAACCAAGACAATATGTTAACATAGCTGAAAATAATCTAG ATTCATATGGTGGCCGAGGTCGAGGCAGAGGtcgaggaagaggaagaggacgTGGTCGTGGGAGGGGAGGCTATGGAAACTATCAAG GGGAGAACGGTGGATATTATAACTATGGTCGAGGAGGTGGACGAGGCAGAGGCTGGGGTTATCGTG GTTCGGGATATGGAAGGGGCAGAGGTGGATTCCAAGTTGGGGGCCGAGGTTATGGTCGTGGGCGTGGAAGGGTGGGCCGAGGAAGAGGTGGTGTAAACCAGGCACAGATTTGA
- the LOC113737049 gene encoding protein SULFUR DEFICIENCY-INDUCED 1 encodes MYGTKKKQESFHVVHKLPPGDSPYVRAKYFQLIEKDPETAIVFFWKAINAGDRVDSALKDMAVVMKQQDRAEEAIEAIRSFRDRCSKQAQESLDNVLIDLYKKCGMLDEQIELLKQKLRMIYQGEAFNGKPTKTARSHGRKFQVTIRQETSRILGNLGWAYMQQSNYAAAEIVYCKAQQIDPDANKACNLCLCLIKQGRYAEARPVLEDVFEGKLSGSDEPKSRNRAEQLLKELELCESEGLAPPVSGPSIEDAFAKGLDQLMNQWTPFRSRRLPIFEEISPFRDQLAC; translated from the exons ATGTATGGTACGAAGAAGAAACAGGAGTCTTTCCACGTCGTTCATAAGCTTCCTCCTGGTGATAGTCCTTATGTCAGAGCCAAATATTTTCAA CTAATTGAGAAGGATCCAGAAACCGCAATTGTTTTCTTCTGGAAAGCAATAAATGCCGGAGATAGAGTAGACAGTGCACTGAAAGACATGGCAGTGGTTATGAAACAGCAAGATAGAGCTGAAGAAGCTATTGAGGCTATAAGATCCTTCAGGGATAGATGCTCTAAGCAAGCCCAGGAATCACTTGACAATGTCCTTATCGATTTATACAAG AAATGTGGAATGTTGGATGAGCAAATTGAACTGCTGAAGCAGAAGTTACGGATGATATATCAAGGAGAAGCATTCAATGGAAAACCTACCAAGACAGCTCGCTCCCATGGTAGGAAGTTCCAGGTTACCATTAGGCAGGAAACCTCAAGGATACTG GGAAATTTGGGTTGGGCATACATGCAACAAAGCAACTATGCTGCTGCAGAGATTGTTTATTGCAAAGCCCAGCAGATAGACCCTGATGCCAATAAGGCTTGCAATTTGTGTCTATGCCTAATTAAGCAAGGTCGATATGCGGAAGCAAGGCCTGTTCTTGAAGACGTGTTTGAAGGTAAGCTTTCTGGTTCAGATGAACCCAAGTCGAGGAATCGTGCTGAGCAACTGCTGAAGGAGTTAGAGCTTTGTGAATCAGAAGGACTTGCTCCACCTGTTTCTGGACCTAGTATAGAAGATGCATTTGCTAAAGGTCTTGATCAATTAATGAACCAGTGGACACCATTTAGGTCAAGAAGACTTCccatttttgaagaaatttcACCTTTCAGAGATCAATTGGCCTGTTGA
- the LOC113737060 gene encoding uncharacterized protein has product MASSSCILQKSILPGVFVLITFSAFSGCGVLSIFITSLVLIISTILFAYAKREYQEETVQTVEVLSQSSISHPILQRQDSPESESEGVDNKPVKEASQHQQDSPEFDEVDNESGKEVVGISNTEQQQCFPHFIKVSEEQKAKADESNTFQEKAVQNQGGGAAHQIHPDLYSESESIDGQSFSSDQDSDIDWSYSGNLPSQSPECSDDSISDEESLIEIALPSGHYVGPKEEYPKFSWQQKFQDFSTETKMFHQHSIKQLFAEINDMNEEENLIEIDLSMGSIKCSRFEIEA; this is encoded by the coding sequence ATGGCTTCTTCTAGTTGCATCCTGCAAAAATCAATACTACCAGGGGTTTTTGTTCTTATTACATTTTCAGCCTTTTCTGGTTGTGGGGTTTTATCCATTTTTATCACATCTTTAGTGTTGATTATATCCACAATTCTCTTCGCATATGCAAAGCGAGAATATCAAGAAGAAACGGTGCAAACAGTAGAAGTTCTTAGTCAGAGCAGTATTAGTCACCCTATTCTGCAGCGGCAAGATTCACCAGAATCTGAGTCTGAAGGAGTTGACAATAAACCAGTGAAAGAAGCTAGTCAGCACCAGCAAGATTCACCAGAATTTGATGAGGTTGACAATGAATCAGGGAAAGAAGTTGTTGGAATCAGCAACACAGAGCAGCAGCAATGTTTCCCTCATTTTATCAAAGTATCAGAAGAGCAGAAGGCAAAAGCTGATGAGAGTAATACTTTTCAAGAAAAGGCAGTTCAAAATCAGGGAGGTGGTGCAGCTCATCAGATTCATCCTGATTTGTATTCAGAAAGTGAAAGTATTGATGGTCAGTCATTTTCAAGTGATCAAGATTCAGATATTGACTGGTCATACTCAGGTAACTTACCAAGCCAAAGCCCAGAATGTTCAGATGATTCCATTTCTGATGAAGAAAGCTTGATTGAGATAGCTCTTCCTAGTGGCCATTATGTTGGACCAAAAGAAGAATATCCCAAGTTTTCTTGGCAGCAAAAGTTTCAAGATTTCTCCACAGAAACAAAAATGTTTCATCAGCATAGCATCAAGCAGCTCTTTGCAGAAATCAATGACATGAATGAGGAAGAAAACTTGATTGAGATCGACCTGTCCATGGGTTCAATCAAATGCTCAAGGTTTGAGATTGAGGCCTAA